The following is a genomic window from Poecilia reticulata strain Guanapo unplaced genomic scaffold, Guppy_female_1.0+MT scaffold_249, whole genome shotgun sequence.
ATGCGCAGCTGGAGACAGGTGAATCTGTAGACCGCGGCTCTGTCTGGTGAACAGGGTCTCTGATGGCGCCGTGGTCCTTCAGGTCAGAACCTCCAAAACGGTTCTCTTCCTTCAGAAACAACCTGAGAGTTTTGGTTTAGGGGCGGGGCTTACCACAGGTAAACCAGTGACCCAGGTTAGGACCGGTTCCAGTCCACTTTACATGAATCAGAGCTAAAACCTCCATGATGATGGATGTTCTGACTTCATCCTGACTCTCCGAACCAAGCATGCTCAAAGCCCagccggttctgacccgtttcaGAGTCCAAACCTGCCCAGAAACCGTCCGGGAAGCCCGGAGGATCCGGGTCCGGAGGAGGGAAACGAGGCGGCCGCAAGGAGGAGAACCACTGGTACAGCCGCCTGCAGAAGGTCAGTCACCTGATCAGGGGACGGCGGGTCCCAGGTGTTACCTGTCCAGGTGTCTCAGCTGCTCCTCTCTCCAGGGCGACGTCCCTTGGGACGATAAGGAGTTCCGCTTGTACTTGCTGACCGGCGTGGCGTTCTGGACCGCCATCACCTACTACTTCTTCCTGCGGGACGGAGGTCGTGAGGTCACCTGGAAGGACTTTGTCAACAACTACCTGTCCAAAGGAGCGGTGAGGAATTCACCTGTCCGCCCTGGTTCAGAGTCTGCAGCTCTAACTGGTGATTTCCCTCCAGGTGGAGCGGCTGGAGGTGGTCAACAAGCGCTATGTCAGGGTGGCGTTCTCTCCGGGGAAGACGCCGCTGGACGGGGTGCGTCCCATCGGCCGGCTCGGGCCTCAGGTACCCGTAGCACCACCACTGACTCCTCCCCCTGTGTTTCCACCTGCAGCAGTACGTCTGGTTCAACATTGGCAGCGTGGACACCTTCGAGAGAAACCTGGAGACGGCCCAGAGCGAGCTGGGCATCGAGAGCGAGAACCGCCTGCCGGTGGTATACTCCACCGAGAGCGACGGGTGAGCCACGACCTTGCCACCTGACCTTCACCCCGACCCCAACCCTGACCCTGCGGTCCTTCCCCACAGGTCGTTCCTGCTCAGCATGCTGCCCACGGCGCTCATCATCGGCTTCCTGCTGTTCATGCTGCGGCGTGGGCCAGCGGGTGGGGGCCGGCCGGGCCGCGGCATGGGGGGTCTGTTCAGCGTCAGCGAGACCACTGCAAAGATCCTGAAGGATGAGATCGACGTCAAGTTCAAAGACGTGGCGGGGTGTGAGGAGGCCAAGCTGGAGATCATGGAGTTTGTCAACTTCCTGAAAAATCCCAAACAGTACCAGGACCTGGGTGCCAAGATACCCAAGGTGAGGCGGGATCAGGGTGAGGTTGGGGTTCCTTCAGGCTGGTGGAGGGTGGGGCCACAGATGGATTGCCCCGGATCAGCGGTTATGTTGTGTGGCAGGGCGCCATCTTGACCGGACCCCCAGGAACCGGGAAGACACTGCTGGCCAAGGCAACAGCAGGCGAGGCCAACGTTCCCTTCATCACAGTGAACGGCTCCGAGTTTCTGGAGATGTTCGTGGGAGTGGGCCCCGCCAGGGTAGGGTGCCGCCGGGGAAGTGGGTTGGAGAGCGGTTCCTCTGAGGTTCCTCTGACGTTCCACTCCATGCAGGTTCGGGATCTGTTTGTCATGGCCCGGAAGAACGCGCCCTGCATCCTCTTCATCGATGAGATCGACGCAGTGGGCCGGAAGCGTGGCCGCGGCAACTTTGGAGGCCAGAGCGAGCAGGAGAACACGCTGAACCAGCTACTGGTGGAGATGGACGGTGGGTCCCGCTTCCGCAGAACCACAGGTCCACCGGGCCGTGCCTCACTGTCCACTCTGTGCCCCAGGCTTCAACACCGCCACCAATGTGGTGGTTCTGGCCGGAACCAACCGACCCGACATCCTGGACCCGGCCCTGCTGCGGCCTGGGCGCTTCGACAGGCAGATCTACATCGGTGAGCGGGAGACTGGGCAGTTAATTATCAGCCAGGTGAGCTGGTGACAAAGCTCTCTTTCCTTTCAGGTCCTCCTGACATCAAAGGACGGGCGTCCATTTTTAAGGTCCACCTGCGTCCTCTGAAGCTCAGCACAGACCTGGACAAAGATGCTCTGGCCAAGAAGATGGCTGCCCTCACGCCTGGATTTTCAGGTAGATGGGAGTGACCAGTCAGGTGACGGGTGTGTCTGAGCCTCAGGTCATTTGTGTGGATTGTCTTTACTGCTGCCTGGCAGGCGCCGACATCGCCAACGTGTGCAACGAGGCGGCACTGATTGCCGCACGCCACCTATCCGATACCATCAATCAGAAGCACTTCGAGCAGGCCATCGAGAGGGTGATCGGAGGTGAGACCCGAACAGAACCAGCGCAGCGTCAGGTTTTGGTTCCGGTTCTGTAAACTTTCTGTCTCCTGGAGGTCTGGAGAAGAAGACCCAGGTTCTGCAGCCGGAGGAGAAGAAGACGGTGGCGTACCATGAGGCTGGTCACGCCGTGGCTGGCTGGTTCCTAGAGCACGCCGACCCGCTGCTGAAGGTCCGCCAGGTTCTGTCTGGATCTGTCTGGATCTGCTGGCATGGCCGGGTTCTAATGCTTTGCTGCCTGTGCAGGTGTCAATCATCCCCAGGGGTCGGGGGCTGGGCTATGCCCAGTACCTCCCCAGGGAGCAGTACCTGTACACCaaggagcagctgcaggaccGCATGTGCATGACGCTGGGGGGCCGCGTTGCAGAGGAGATTTTCTTCGGCCGGGTCACCACTGGGGCCCAGGATGACCTCAGGAAGGTCACCCAGAGTGCCTACGCACAGGTGAATTGCTCGACCTGGCAGAGACTCCTAACTCCTCTGGGTCCGGTCCGTCTGACTCGCTGCTGTCCTCCCGCAGATCGTCCAGTTCGGGATGAACCCCAAGGTGGGCCAGGTGTCCTTCGACCTGCCGCGGCAGGGCGAGATGGTTTTGGAGAAGCCGTACAGCGAGGCCACGGCCCGCCTCATCGACTCTGAGGTCCGGACCCTGATTGGCGAGGCGTACCGCCGAacccagctgctgctgaccgaCAAGAAGGCCGAAGTGGACAAGGTACCGCCATGGTCCGTCACCCGTGGAATCCCAGCAAGGcaggctggttctggttcctctgggCTCAGTGGAGTGGGAGGCtgtggttccggttctggttgtGACTGTGGTTCCTGTGCTGTCCTGCAGGTGGCGCAGCGGCTCCTGCAGCGGGAGGTTCTGTCCAAAGAGGACATGGAGGAGCTTCTGGGTCGGCGGCCGTTTGCAGAGCGCTCGACATACGAGGAGCTGGTGGAAGGGACGGGTGGCGAGGACGAGGACACGGCGCTGCCGGACGGCCTGAGGGACTGGAACCAGGACCGGAACCAGGACCGGAACCAGGAGAGCCCAGAGGAGCAGGTGGCCCGCCAGATCTCTGGAGGCATGCCCTTCTAGAACCTCCATGAACTGTTCTGTTGGGTTCTGATCTGTTCCACAGGTTCCGAACATTCTCACCTGAGCTGTTCTTCATCAGAACACTACTGATGCTCCACAGAACCCACACAGCTTCacatgaaccagaaccaggttcaTTCTGCTCATCCAGAACAtatcagaaccaaacagaacctcTCCATGTGTATCTGTGTAGAACCCAGACTCGGTTTTTTCCTCAGAACCTCAGCAGATATTCTCCAGCTGTGAGGAAAATGTTCCACCAGAACATCTGGCACCGTTCTGATGGGGAAACCATTGGTCCAGAGTTCTACTGGGTCCAGCATCCGGTCCCACAGCGGGATTTCCAACTTGGGCCCTCCAGAACCACGGTTCTGCAGCCTCTAGACGCTTCTCTGCTCcaacagaccagaaccagacagccGGGTTCAGAGGTCCGGTTCAGGTCTGGAACTGGAAACTTCTAGAAGCTACAGACCAAGGTTCTTTTAGGTTCTGTATGGTTTTGTAAGGTTCTGCAAAGGACGTTCTCCTGCTGGTGTTCCACAGCCTGCCGCAGAACCTTTGACTGGAAACTGCTGTTGATTCTGTTCTGATCCGGACCGATCCGGGTCACAGCCGCAGAAGCAACAGACGTCTGGACGGTTTGGTTCTGGTAAACTCCTGGAGTGGTTCCAGCTCATAACTAAAGTGGATCAGAACCAGTTCTGATCGGGTCTGGGTTCTAAAAGGATGAGTTCTCAGCCTGCTGTgtgtaaacatgtaaaatgatGTGTTATAATAAAGGTGTAtatgttggttctggttctgatggctCGGTTCCACATCTCTGATTAAACAAATAACGGAAAACATCAGAACACAAGCTAACAGATGAACGTTCTTGGTTCCAGAACGTTCTTTGAGCTCCAGCTTCTACCTATGCTGACACGTAACACTGTGACGTCATAAGGTCCCCTGGTACCGCCGGACCAACCTCAGCTGTACCCGACCAAACTGAGTCATCagggcttttattctgaaatttcCTCTCAGAGGAAGTGACGTCATGTGTAGCGTTGTTGTGTTCCGGGCAGCGTACAGATGCTGGTACTTGAAGAACTGTCTGCAGGTTTTAGGTTCGGTTCGGTCGGAGATAACTTCAAAGATCCGGAGAAGCAGTTCGAAGAATTGCGGAGTGGGTCGGCAGCGGAGCCGGAAGGAAGCTGCATGGCTGCGGCGGTTTCTGCGGTAAGAACCGGAACTGGATGAaagctaagctaatgctaacaggcCTGGAGCTTCGAGAGCTGTTAGACACCCTGGTTGGAGTCAGCAGGTCAGTGAACTGTTcatagataaataaatcagtcagCAGGTCAGTGAACTGTTcatagataaataaatcagtcagCAGGTCAGTGAACTGTTCATTAATAACCAGGTCCCAGTCAGCAGGTCAGTGAACTGTTCATAGATAAATCAGTCAGCAGGTCAGTGAACTGTTCATTAATAACCAGGTCCCAGTCAGCAGGTCAGTGAACTGTTCATAGATAAATCAGTCAGCAGGTCAGTGAACTGTTCATAGATAAATCAGTCAGCAGGTCAGTGAACTGTTCATTAATAACCAGGTCCCAGTCAGTAGGTTAATGAACAGTTAACCGGTGGGTTAGTTAACCAGTGTCTGAATCAGCTGCAGCCACCTCTGATCGATGATGTCATCAGCAGTCGGTGTGTTTTGATTGGTTCACAGGGAGGCCCGCCTCTCATCATGGAGAACGGACAGACCGCCCCCACCCCCAAGCTGGGCCTGCCTCCGCTTACCGCCaaccagcaggaggcgctgcagAAGGTCAGTCTGTTgcaacgggtcagaaccagaaccagcagcagaacctgtGGTTCTGGTCGCTAAATGCTCTGTGGGTTCTCCCTGCAGGCTAAAAAGTACGCTATGGAGCAGAGCATCAAGAGCGTGCTGGTGAAGCAGACgctggtgcagcagcagcagctcaccaGCCTGCAGGTAACTCCCAGAGGCCACGCCCCCTTTACCTCCTCTGTGATAGTTAAGGGTCGTCTGTTCTCGTCCCTCAGATGGCTCCTCTGACCATGGGTTTAGGAGACGCTCTGTCGCCGCTGCAGTCGGTGAGtatggttctgttctgttcaggCCCAGTTCTGTTGGCAGGATCTAATCCTCCAGCAGCTCTCAGGTTTCCCTCTTCCAGCAGCTCTTGATGTTCCATGTTCTCTAAAAATCCGGTCTTTCCTGCGTAGTGGTTCATGCTCATAATAAATACTGCGGCGCAGTCAGACTTATGTGTGAACGGTTTCCGACCGCAAATGACGAAAGAAGTAGCCGTGACGAGCAACGCTCTGTCTGCGACTGTAAAGATGGCGGCTGTCTGGAAGGGTTTTATAGTTGCTGAGAGCGACACGGTCCGCAGACGAAGGAAGCTGGTAGAACGTAACAGCAGAGGCCTTTAGTGGAGCACTGGCTGGAGCctctgacctggttctgatccggttctgttTGGAGTCGGACCAGCAGTGGTGGGTTGGGATGTGAGCACTGACTCAGACTGCTTCCATCACTTCATTTCAGATGTTGTTCAGATTTACTCCTAGCTTTAGCGCCACAGCTGGACGGTGAACAGGTGGGTTTATGGGTGAAATATGGGAAACGTTCAGACTGAAGTGGGTCTGGGTGGCAGACAGACCACCAGGCTGGGTGAACCTTGGTGGATGCTGACCTGCTCCCTCTGATCCTCCCGTCCACCAGGTGGCAGCGCAGCGCCAGCGAGCTCTGGCCATCATGTGCCGGGTCTACGTGGGCTCCATCTACTACGAGCTGGGCGAGGACACCATCAGGCAGGCCTTCATCCCCTTTGGACCAATCAAAAGCATCGACATGTCCTGGGACTCAGTCACCATGAAGCACAAGGTCCAAGAGGACAAGAGGCAACCTGAGGGTTCCCTCTCTGGTTCCCTCTCtggttctctctctctggttcCCTCTCTGGTTCCCNNNNNNNNNNNNNNNNNNNNNNNNNNNNNNNNNNNNNNNNNNNNNNNNNNNNNNNNNNNNNNNNNNNNNNNNNNNNNNNNNNNNNNNNNNNNNNNNNNNNNNNNNNNNNNNNNNNNNNNNNNNNNNNNNNNNNNNNNNNNNNNNNNNNNNNNNNNNNNNNNNNNNNNNNNNNNNNNNNNNNNNNNNNNNNNNNNNNNNNNNNNNNNNNNNNNNNNNNNNNNNNNNNNNNNNNNNNNNNNNNNNNNNNNNNNNNNNNNNNNNNNNNNNNNNNNNNNNNNNNNNNNNNNNNNNNNNNNNNNNNNNNNNNNNNNNNNNNNNNNNNNNNNNNNNNNNNNNNNNNNNNNNNNNNNNNNNNNNNNNNNNNNNNNNNNNNNNNNNNNNNNNNNNNNNNNNNNNNNNNNNNNNNNNNNNNNNNNNNNNNNNNNNNNNNNNNNNNNNNNNNNNNNNNNNNNNNNNNNNNNNNNNNNNNNNNNNNNNNNNNNNNNNNNNNNNNNNNNNNNNNNNNNNNNNNNNNNNNNNNNNNNNNNNNNNNNNNNNNNNNNNNNNNNNNNNNNNNNNNNNNNNNNNNNNNNNNNNNNNNNNNNNNNNNNNNNNNNNNNNNNNNNNNNNNNNNNNNNNNNNNNNNNNNNNNNNNNNNNNNNNNNNNNNNNNNNNNNNNNNNNNNNNNNNNNNNNNNNNNNNNNNNNNNNNNNNNNNNNNNNNNNNNNNNNNNNNNNNNNNNNNNNNNNNNNNNNNNNNNNNNNNNNNNNNNNNNNNNNNNNNNNNNNNNNNNNNNNNNNNNNNNNNNNNNNNNNNNNNNNNNNNNNNNNNNNNNNNNNNNNNNNNNNNNNNNNNNNNNNNNNNNNNNNNNNNNNNNNNNNNNNNNNNNNNNNNNNNNNNNNNNNNNNNNNNNNNNNNNNNNNNNNNNNNNNNNNNNNNNNNNNNNNNNNNNNNNNNNNNNNNNNNNNNNNNNNNNNNNNNNNNNNNNNNNNNNNNNNNNNNNNNNNNNNNNNNNNNNNNNNNNNNNNNNNNNNNNNNNNNNNNNNNNNNNNNNNNNNNNNNNNNNNNNNNNNNNNNNNNNNNNNNNNNNNNNNNNNNNNNNNNNNNNNNNNNNNNNNNNNNNNNNNNNNNNNNNNNNNNNNNNNNNNNNNNNNNNNNNNNNNNNNNNNNNNNNNNNNNNNNNNNNNNNNNNNNNNNNNNNNNNNNNNNNNNNNNNNNNNNNNNNNNNNNNNNNNNNNNNNNNNNNNNNNNNNNNNNNNNNNNNNNNNNNNNNNNNNNNNNNNNNNNNNNNNNNNNNNNNNNNNNNNNNNNNNNNNNNNNNNNNNNNNNNNNNNNNNNNNNNNNNNNNNNNNNNNNNNNNNNNNNNNNNNNNNNNNNNNNNNNNNNNNNNNNNNNNNNNNNNNNNNNNNNNNNNNNNNNNNNNNNNNNNNNNNNNNNNNNNNNNNNNNNNNNNNNNNNNNNNNNNNNNNNNNNNNNNNNNNNNNNNNNNNNNNNNNNNNNNNNNNNNNNNNNNNNNNNNNNNNNNNNNNNNNNNNNNNNNNNNNNNNNNNNNNNNNNNNNNNNNNNNNNNNNNNNNNNNNNNNNNNNNNNNNNNNNNNNNNNNNNNNNNNNNNNNNNNNNNNNNNNNNNNNNNNNNNNNNNNNNNNNNNNNNNNNNNNNNNNNNNNNNNNNNNNNNNNNNNNNNNNNNNNNNNNNNNNNNNNNNNNNNNNNNNNNNNNNNNNNNNNNNNNNNNNNNNNNNNNNNNNNNNNNNNNNNNNNNNNNNNNNNNNNNNNNNNNNNNNNNNNNNNNNNNNNNNNNNNNNNNNNNNNNNNNNNNNNNNNNNNNNNNNNNNNNNNNNNNNNNNNNNNNNNNNNNNNNNNNNNNNNNNNNNNNNNNNNNNNNNNNNNNNNNNNNNNNNNNNNNNNNNNNNNNNNNNNNNNNNNNNNNNNNNNNNNNNNNNNNNNNNNNNNNNNNNNNNNNNNNNNNNNNNNNNNNNNNNNNNNNNNNNNNNNNNNNNNNNNNNNNNNNNNNNNNNNNNNNNNNNNNNNNNNNNNNNNNNNNNNNNNNNNNNNNNNNNNNNNNNNNNNNNNNNNNNNNNNNNNNNNNNNNNNNNNNNNNNNNNNNNNNNNNNNNNNNNNNNNNNNNNNN
Proteins encoded in this region:
- the afg3l2 gene encoding mitochondrial inner membrane m-AAA protease component AFG3L2; amino-acid sequence: MENVADLPDEYGGSSSSQGGRGFSSFSAVPFRACRRRGHLYQTLTEEEGVEETCRRRWMITERLFWTRSVFRTPPSLSAMAHRYLRLPAGCGSLVRLLLRPCGAPARTVSPAGSGRVRSGPDPLSELLGASRILSSKPPKGFEKYFPESQNRARTSEPEAKGKEDTESKPAQKPSGKPGGSGSGGGKRGGRKEENHWYSRLQKGDVPWDDKEFRLYLLTGVAFWTAITYYFFLRDGGREVTWKDFVNNYLSKGAVERLEVVNKRYVRVAFSPGKTPLDGQYVWFNIGSVDTFERNLETAQSELGIESENRLPVVYSTESDGSFLLSMLPTALIIGFLLFMLRRGPAGGGRPGRGMGGLFSVSETTAKILKDEIDVKFKDVAGCEEAKLEIMEFVNFLKNPKQYQDLGAKIPKGAILTGPPGTGKTLLAKATAGEANVPFITVNGSEFLEMFVGVGPARVRDLFVMARKNAPCILFIDEIDAVGRKRGRGNFGGQSEQENTLNQLLVEMDGFNTATNVVVLAGTNRPDILDPALLRPGRFDRQIYIGPPDIKGRASIFKVHLRPLKLSTDLDKDALAKKMAALTPGFSGADIANVCNEAALIAARHLSDTINQKHFEQAIERVIGGLEKKTQVLQPEEKKTVAYHEAGHAVAGWFLEHADPLLKVSIIPRGRGLGYAQYLPREQYLYTKEQLQDRMCMTLGGRVAEEIFFGRVTTGAQDDLRKVTQSAYAQIVQFGMNPKVGQVSFDLPRQGEMVLEKPYSEATARLIDSEVRTLIGEAYRRTQLLLTDKKAEVDKVAQRLLQREVLSKEDMEELLGRRPFAERSTYEELVEGTGGEDEDTALPDGLRDWNQDRNQDRNQESPEEQVARQISGGMPF